The following proteins come from a genomic window of Pseudomonas hygromyciniae:
- a CDS encoding FecR domain-containing protein, giving the protein MNPAANFSTQVAEQAVQWLMQMQQGPLNPRQQANWQHWLDAHSEHQRAWEHIQRVNQRLRGMPSPLAHAALNAPQSSSRRQALKLLLILGAGSAATWGLRQQHLIPPLTADYRSPLGQRRKVQLADGSQLQLNTASAVDVQFDGPQRLIRLLEGEILLRANTPLQIITSQGIVTTQAAQVNVRQFNDHTQVAVLDGQVQMSPKAYSGLPLTLEKSRLANLTRKGWNMPRPTDANTGAWADGMLVASHMRLADFIEELSRYRRGQLQCDPQVANLLISGSYPLDDSERILDLLQISLPVKVRRFTRYWVSVEARV; this is encoded by the coding sequence ATGAACCCCGCCGCGAACTTCTCGACCCAAGTCGCCGAGCAGGCCGTGCAGTGGCTGATGCAAATGCAGCAAGGCCCGCTCAACCCGCGCCAACAGGCGAACTGGCAGCATTGGCTGGATGCCCACAGCGAACATCAACGGGCGTGGGAGCATATACAGCGGGTCAACCAGCGCTTGCGCGGGATGCCCTCGCCCCTGGCCCATGCGGCGTTGAACGCGCCGCAATCCAGTAGCCGGCGCCAGGCCCTGAAGCTGTTGTTGATTCTGGGCGCCGGCTCGGCAGCGACCTGGGGCTTGCGCCAGCAGCACTTGATCCCGCCATTGACCGCCGACTACCGCAGCCCCCTCGGCCAGCGGCGCAAGGTACAGCTGGCCGATGGCAGCCAACTGCAACTCAATACCGCCAGTGCGGTGGATGTGCAATTCGATGGCCCACAACGCCTGATCCGCCTGCTCGAAGGCGAGATATTGCTGCGCGCCAACACCCCACTGCAGATCATCACTAGCCAGGGCATCGTCACCACCCAGGCGGCGCAGGTGAATGTTCGCCAGTTCAACGATCACACCCAGGTCGCGGTGCTGGACGGCCAGGTGCAAATGTCACCCAAGGCCTACAGCGGCCTGCCCCTGACCCTGGAAAAATCCCGCCTGGCCAACCTCACCCGTAAAGGCTGGAATATGCCGCGCCCCACCGATGCCAACACGGGCGCCTGGGCCGACGGCATGCTGGTGGCGTCGCACATGCGCCTGGCAGATTTCATCGAGGAACTGAGCCGTTATCGCCGCGGCCAATTGCAGTGTGATCCGCAGGTAGCCAACTTGCTGATCTCCGGCAGCTACCCGCTGGACGACAGCGAACGCATCCTCGACCTGCTGCAAATCAGCCTGCCGGTCAAAGTGCGGCGTTTTACCCGTTACTGGGTCAGCGTCGAAGCCCGCGTTTAA
- a CDS encoding sigma-70 family RNA polymerase sigma factor: protein MRPSNTVEVLYHDHHHWLTGWLRRKLGCPQSAADLAQDTFIRVLTARETPTLIEPRAFLTTIAKRVLFNHYRRQDLERAYLDALAQMPELAAPSEEERAIILQTLMELDQLLDGLPVQVKRAFLLAQLDGLTYGQIAAELGISIATVKRHLNKAAMRCYFAL, encoded by the coding sequence TTGCGGCCGTCCAATACCGTCGAAGTCCTGTATCACGACCATCACCACTGGCTGACCGGCTGGTTGCGACGCAAGCTTGGCTGCCCGCAAAGTGCCGCCGACCTGGCCCAGGACACGTTTATCCGGGTGTTAACCGCCCGCGAAACACCGACGCTGATCGAGCCCCGCGCCTTCCTCACCACCATCGCCAAGCGCGTGCTGTTCAACCACTACCGCCGCCAGGACCTGGAACGCGCCTACCTCGATGCCCTGGCGCAAATGCCTGAGCTCGCCGCGCCGTCGGAAGAAGAGCGGGCGATCATCCTGCAAACCCTGATGGAGCTCGACCAATTGCTCGACGGTTTGCCAGTGCAGGTCAAACGCGCCTTCCTGCTGGCCCAACTCGATGGCCTGACCTACGGGCAAATCGCTGCCGAACTGGGGATCTCCATCGCCACCGTCAAACGTCATCTGAATAAAGCCGCCATGCGCTGCTATTTCGCCCTATGA
- the fecA gene encoding TonB-dependent Fe(3+) dicitrate receptor FecA — MPQQPTRLTPLARTLRHLLLGASLSFSALPYAIAAEAKPYHIAPTSLEAALNQFGREAGVLISFGSEVTAGAQSQGLTGSYTTEQGLNALLKGTGLQARAEGNNAYSLQPLNAPATLELSTSNVVGDWLGDAAQTNVFEHPGARDVIRREEFERQGATQARDVLNRIPGVNAPENNGTGSHDMALNFGIRGLNPRLASRSTVLMDGIPVPFAPYGQPQLSFAPVSMGNMDAVDVVRGGGAVRYGPQNVGGVVNFVTRAIPDAPTVKGGLQTETSPSSSHDGFKTTGNLLAGGTADNGLGGAILYSGTRGGDWREHSDTQIDDLILKGNYQLDEANSFNAMAQHYEGQADMPGGLSTAAYKADPYQSTRPYDKFWGRRTMFNVGYRYQEDRREFTVNSFFTKTLRSGYLDQGSFLSLSPREYWVRGLETRLAQGFDLGPTRHEVGVGYRYINEAGHELRYRTPIAANQQLPNTDSRNDRDTRGGTQANAFFIDDRIDIGKWTVTPGIRYEMIKSQQTNNLTNVKYKGDYNTALPALNVLYHLTDDWNLYANTEGSFGSVQYSQMPNRVSSGAVKPEKARTWEVGTRYDNGALRAEIGAFLINFDNQYESNQTNDSVIARGETRHQGIESSLNYALDGLSPALAGFDVYASYAYVDATIREDGPNKGNRVPFSSKHKGTLGVGYTEGAWKLNLDSTYQSSQFADNANTRAESVDGSTGRIPGYMLFSSRAAYDFGPQLSDLNVAVGVKNIFNTQYYTRSFDDNNKGKYVGEPRTVYVQTSVAF, encoded by the coding sequence ATGCCCCAGCAACCGACTCGCCTGACGCCACTTGCCCGTACGCTGCGCCACTTGCTGCTGGGCGCCAGCCTCAGTTTCAGCGCCCTGCCCTACGCCATCGCCGCCGAGGCCAAGCCTTATCACATCGCCCCGACGTCCCTGGAAGCAGCGCTGAATCAGTTTGGCCGTGAAGCCGGCGTGCTGATTTCCTTTGGCTCCGAAGTGACCGCCGGCGCGCAAAGCCAGGGCCTGACAGGTAGCTACACCACCGAGCAAGGTTTGAACGCATTGCTCAAGGGCACCGGCCTGCAAGCCCGCGCCGAAGGTAACAACGCCTACAGCCTACAACCGCTGAACGCGCCGGCCACTCTGGAGCTGAGCACCTCCAATGTCGTGGGCGACTGGCTGGGCGATGCCGCGCAAACCAACGTCTTCGAACACCCCGGCGCCCGCGATGTGATCCGTCGCGAAGAATTCGAGCGCCAGGGCGCGACCCAGGCCCGGGACGTGCTCAACCGCATCCCCGGGGTCAACGCTCCGGAAAACAACGGCACCGGCAGCCATGACATGGCGTTGAACTTCGGCATTCGCGGGCTCAATCCACGCCTGGCATCGCGCTCGACGGTGTTGATGGACGGGATTCCAGTGCCCTTCGCCCCGTATGGCCAACCGCAACTGTCGTTCGCGCCGGTCAGCATGGGCAACATGGATGCGGTGGACGTGGTGCGCGGCGGTGGCGCCGTGCGTTACGGGCCGCAAAACGTCGGCGGCGTGGTCAACTTCGTGACCCGGGCGATTCCCGATGCGCCGACGGTCAAGGGTGGCCTGCAGACTGAGACCAGCCCGTCCTCCAGCCATGATGGCTTCAAGACCACCGGCAATCTGCTGGCGGGTGGCACCGCCGACAATGGCCTGGGCGGCGCCATCCTGTATTCCGGCACCCGTGGCGGCGACTGGCGCGAACACAGCGACACACAAATCGACGATCTGATCCTCAAGGGCAACTACCAGCTGGACGAAGCCAACAGCTTCAATGCCATGGCCCAGCACTACGAAGGTCAGGCCGATATGCCCGGTGGCTTGAGCACTGCGGCCTACAAGGCCGACCCGTATCAGTCCACCCGCCCCTACGACAAATTCTGGGGCCGCCGTACGATGTTTAACGTGGGCTATCGCTACCAGGAAGATCGCCGGGAATTCACCGTCAACAGCTTCTTTACCAAGACCTTGCGCAGCGGTTATCTGGACCAGGGCAGCTTCCTTTCGCTGTCCCCACGCGAGTATTGGGTACGCGGCCTGGAAACGCGCCTGGCCCAAGGCTTCGACCTAGGCCCCACCCGCCACGAAGTCGGTGTGGGCTACCGCTACATCAACGAAGCCGGGCATGAATTGCGCTACCGCACGCCGATTGCGGCCAACCAGCAACTGCCCAACACCGACAGCCGCAACGACCGCGACACCCGGGGTGGCACCCAAGCCAATGCATTCTTTATCGACGACCGGATCGACATCGGCAAGTGGACCGTAACCCCCGGCATCCGCTACGAGATGATCAAGTCGCAACAGACCAACAACCTGACCAACGTCAAATACAAGGGCGACTACAACACTGCCTTGCCGGCGCTGAACGTGCTCTATCACCTGACCGACGACTGGAACCTGTACGCCAACACCGAAGGTTCCTTCGGCAGCGTGCAGTACAGTCAGATGCCCAACCGTGTGAGCAGCGGCGCGGTCAAGCCGGAAAAGGCCCGCACCTGGGAAGTCGGCACCCGCTACGACAACGGCGCGCTGCGTGCGGAAATCGGTGCGTTCCTGATCAACTTCGACAACCAGTATGAAAGCAACCAGACCAACGACTCGGTGATCGCCCGTGGCGAAACCCGGCATCAGGGTATCGAATCCAGCCTCAACTATGCTCTCGATGGCTTGAGCCCGGCGCTGGCCGGTTTTGATGTGTACGCCAGCTACGCCTACGTCGATGCAACCATCCGCGAAGACGGCCCGAACAAAGGCAACCGCGTGCCCTTCTCGTCCAAGCACAAAGGCACCCTGGGCGTGGGCTACACCGAAGGTGCATGGAAGTTGAACCTGGACAGCACCTACCAGAGCAGCCAGTTTGCCGACAACGCTAACACCCGGGCCGAAAGCGTGGATGGCAGCACCGGGCGCATTCCTGGCTACATGCTGTTCAGCAGCCGCGCGGCCTACGACTTCGGGCCGCAGTTGTCGGATCTGAATGTTGCGGTGGGGGTGAAGAACATCTTTAACACCCAGTACTACACCCGCTCGTTTGACGACAATAACAAGGGCAAATACGTGGGCGAACCGCGCACGGTGTATGTACAGACGTCGGTCGCATTCTGA
- a CDS encoding phosphate-starvation-inducible protein PsiE, which translates to MTEMKWADKVRKSLHANADSLGNLAVEAFHYLALFGIGAITAYAAVLTFIDMLQKGGISVDDILLLFIYLELGAMVGIYFKTNHMPIRFLLYVAITALTRLLIGDVSHHNAPDLGIIYLCGGILLLAFAILVVRFASSRYPSVKEKSES; encoded by the coding sequence ATGACAGAAATGAAGTGGGCCGACAAAGTGCGCAAAAGCTTGCACGCGAACGCTGATTCCCTGGGCAATCTGGCGGTGGAGGCGTTTCACTACCTGGCGCTGTTTGGCATCGGTGCAATCACCGCCTATGCGGCTGTGCTGACCTTTATCGACATGTTGCAAAAAGGTGGCATCAGCGTTGATGACATCCTGTTGCTGTTTATCTACCTGGAGCTGGGCGCCATGGTGGGGATATATTTCAAGACCAACCACATGCCCATCCGCTTCCTGCTCTATGTGGCGATCACCGCATTGACCCGCCTGCTGATCGGCGACGTGTCCCACCACAATGCCCCGGACCTGGGCATCATTTACCTGTGCGGTGGGATTCTGCTGTTGGCGTTTGCCATCCTGGTGGTGCGCTTTGCGTCGTCGCGTTACCCATCGGTCAAGGAAAAGTCCGAGTCCTGA
- a CDS encoding DUF3509 domain-containing protein, with protein sequence MDNPFQLITDTFTPKYRVNLSIQRLDGSIMLTLSDDSGVVAKRMISAEQRNDPQRLKRLVQSVQFGIAIEQGHSAMEILAVMTDGDSHKLLQRPPSNRPPITAGL encoded by the coding sequence ATGGACAATCCTTTTCAGCTGATCACCGACACGTTCACCCCAAAATACCGGGTCAACCTGAGCATCCAGCGCCTGGACGGCAGCATCATGCTGACCCTCTCCGACGACAGCGGCGTGGTTGCCAAACGCATGATCAGCGCCGAACAGCGCAACGACCCACAACGCCTCAAACGCCTGGTGCAAAGCGTGCAATTCGGTATTGCCATTGAACAGGGGCACAGCGCCATGGAGATCCTGGCGGTAATGACCGACGGCGACAGTCACAAACTGCTGCAGCGCCCGCCGAGCAACCGGCCGCCGATCACGGCCGGGCTCTGA
- a CDS encoding DUF6124 family protein, translating to MKKHSPNPPDNSRNDARLQAAANRAIDHYLRSESPQPAPEPPATLFSVTPRADAQTLLVNASETLNSAREMASTLAFDLDGSQRSLLLAIHQLVEMSGLLVDRALEQVA from the coding sequence ATGAAAAAACATTCCCCCAACCCCCCAGACAACTCACGCAATGACGCTCGGCTGCAAGCGGCTGCCAATCGGGCCATTGATCACTACTTGCGGTCTGAATCGCCTCAACCTGCTCCGGAGCCCCCCGCGACACTTTTCAGCGTAACGCCTCGGGCTGATGCGCAAACGTTGCTGGTCAACGCCAGCGAAACCTTGAACAGTGCCCGTGAAATGGCAAGTACATTGGCATTCGACCTTGATGGTTCACAGCGCAGCTTGCTGCTGGCGATTCACCAGTTGGTGGAGATGAGCGGTTTGCTGGTGGACCGAGCGCTGGAGCAGGTCGCATAA
- a CDS encoding HPF/RaiA family ribosome-associated protein produces the protein MQILVNSDNHIESSIRLEEWVRTTIESTLERYEEDLTRIEVFLKDENGDKPGPHDLSCRLEARPKGHQPISVLHKADTLEQAIDGAATKLDNALEHLFGRLQGKPRAEKRTPNNQVDEAGLEEEFLENEQAALNS, from the coding sequence ATGCAAATCCTAGTCAACAGCGATAACCATATTGAAAGCAGCATCCGACTGGAGGAGTGGGTACGTACTACCATTGAGAGCACGCTCGAACGTTATGAAGAAGACTTGACCCGCATCGAAGTCTTTTTGAAGGATGAGAACGGCGACAAGCCGGGCCCCCATGATTTGAGTTGCCGCCTGGAAGCGCGGCCAAAGGGTCATCAACCGATTTCGGTCCTCCATAAAGCCGACACCCTGGAACAAGCGATCGACGGGGCGGCCACCAAACTGGATAACGCGCTGGAACATCTGTTCGGCAGGCTGCAAGGCAAGCCGCGTGCAGAGAAACGCACGCCAAACAACCAAGTCGATGAAGCCGGGCTTGAAGAGGAATTCCTGGAAAACGAACAGGCTGCGCTTAACAGCTGA
- a CDS encoding DUF3649 domain-containing protein: MKSKASLPLSYRLGVTSRLLAAVVGGYGLASLASVCLTFWLPLSRADAVVSGMLSSFVFYLLAVIWCFVCRNAARAWFGVLVPCAILATLAGLAYWMGRP, translated from the coding sequence ATGAAAAGCAAAGCCTCACTTCCTCTTTCCTATCGACTCGGTGTGACGTCGCGGTTGCTGGCGGCTGTCGTCGGCGGCTATGGGTTGGCGTCCCTGGCCAGCGTGTGCCTGACCTTCTGGTTGCCGCTCTCGCGCGCCGATGCGGTGGTCAGCGGCATGCTCAGTTCCTTTGTGTTCTACCTGCTGGCGGTGATCTGGTGCTTTGTCTGCCGCAATGCGGCCCGCGCCTGGTTTGGCGTGCTGGTGCCCTGCGCGATATTGGCCACCCTGGCTGGCCTGGCCTATTGGATGGGGCGCCCATGA
- a CDS encoding L-serine ammonia-lyase: protein MAISVFDLFKVGIGPSSSHTVGPMRAAATFAQSLTDHQLLEQTQRVEVRLYGSLSATGVGHATDRACVMGLMGEWPDRVDPTSIGPRIQQLRESRRLLLAGTQEISFNWQHDLLLLEESLPYHPNAMSLHAYGANGLLSEQTYYSVGGGFIIEAAEAESGIAPTSDVELPYDFSSAVELLALCNKHGLRVSELMMANERAWRSDEDIRSGLLHIWSVMRECVEQGLRDEGILPGGLDVPRRAAKLHRSLLEIGKPNVITSTLSAMEWVNLFALAVNEENAAGGRMVTAPTNGAAGIIPAVLHYYMKFNADASDDDVVNFFLAAAAVGILCKKNASISGAEVGCQGEVGSACAMAAAGLADILGATPEQLENAAEIGLEHNLGLTCDPVGGLVQVPCIERNAIAAVKAINATQMALRGDGKHFISLDRVIRTMRDTGADMHDKYKETSRGGLAVSWVEC from the coding sequence ATGGCTATCAGCGTTTTTGATCTATTCAAGGTGGGCATCGGCCCGTCCAGCTCCCATACCGTGGGCCCCATGCGGGCAGCGGCAACCTTCGCCCAGTCCCTCACCGACCACCAATTGCTGGAGCAAACCCAGCGTGTGGAAGTGCGCCTGTACGGCTCGCTGTCCGCCACCGGCGTGGGCCATGCCACCGACCGTGCGTGCGTAATGGGGTTAATGGGCGAATGGCCAGATCGGGTTGACCCTACCTCGATCGGGCCGCGTATCCAGCAGCTGCGCGAATCACGCCGATTGTTGCTTGCCGGCACCCAAGAAATCTCCTTCAACTGGCAGCACGATCTCCTGCTGCTGGAAGAAAGCCTGCCCTACCACCCCAACGCCATGTCCCTGCATGCCTATGGGGCAAACGGCCTGTTGAGCGAACAGACCTACTACTCAGTAGGCGGTGGTTTCATCATCGAGGCCGCGGAAGCCGAGTCGGGTATTGCTCCCACCAGCGATGTAGAACTGCCCTACGACTTTTCCAGCGCCGTCGAACTGCTGGCCCTGTGCAACAAGCACGGCCTGCGGGTTTCCGAATTGATGATGGCCAACGAGCGCGCCTGGCGCAGCGACGAAGACATCCGTAGCGGCCTGCTGCATATCTGGTCGGTGATGCGCGAGTGCGTCGAGCAAGGCCTGCGCGATGAGGGCATCTTGCCCGGCGGCCTGGATGTACCGCGCCGCGCCGCCAAGCTGCACCGTAGCCTGCTGGAAATCGGCAAACCGAATGTGATCACCTCGACCTTGTCGGCCATGGAATGGGTCAACCTGTTCGCCCTCGCCGTCAACGAAGAAAACGCCGCCGGTGGGCGCATGGTCACCGCGCCGACCAATGGCGCGGCCGGGATCATTCCGGCAGTGCTGCACTACTACATGAAATTCAACGCCGACGCGTCTGATGATGATGTGGTCAATTTCTTCCTGGCTGCCGCCGCCGTCGGCATCCTGTGCAAGAAAAACGCCTCGATCTCCGGCGCCGAAGTCGGCTGCCAGGGCGAAGTCGGCTCGGCCTGCGCCATGGCCGCTGCGGGTCTGGCGGATATCCTCGGCGCCACCCCCGAGCAACTGGAAAACGCCGCCGAAATCGGCCTGGAACACAACCTCGGCCTGACCTGCGACCCAGTGGGTGGCCTAGTCCAGGTGCCCTGTATCGAGCGCAATGCCATCGCCGCCGTAAAAGCCATCAACGCCACGCAAATGGCCCTGCGCGGCGACGGCAAGCACTTTATCTCACTCGACCGGGTGATCCGCACCATGCGCGATACCGGCGCCGACATGCATGACAAATACAAAGAAACTTCACGGGGCGGCCTGGCCGTCAGCTGGGTGGAGTGCTGA
- a CDS encoding serine/threonine transporter: MTDVRTPAAENPASVTQTVTTGWSKHDTTWMLGLYGTAIGAGTLFLPINAGVGGFWPLIILALLAFPMTFFAHRGLTRFVLSGKSGDITDVVEEHFGVGAGKLITLLYFFAIFPILLVYSVALTNTLGSFMEHQLHMTPPPRAILSLVLILGLMAIVRCGQGVIVKAMSVLVYPFVAALLLLALSLIPNWNGAFFASASEGMPLPAFFKTLWLAIPVMVFSFNHSPIISAFAVDQKRVYGAQAERKSSGILAMAHGMMVLTVMFFCFSCVLALSPADLAAAKAQNISILSYLANHFQTPVIAYAAPLIALVAITKSFLGHYIGASEGFQGLIVKSLRGRNRTLSARWLERCTAVFMILSCWAVATFNPSILGMIETMGGPIIACLLFLMPMYAIRRVPPLRQYSGQVSNVFVVLLGLIALSAVIFSLVP, translated from the coding sequence ATGACCGATGTACGTACACCTGCTGCCGAAAATCCCGCTTCTGTCACGCAAACCGTAACCACCGGCTGGAGCAAGCACGACACCACCTGGATGCTGGGCCTCTACGGCACCGCCATCGGTGCCGGCACCCTGTTCCTGCCGATCAACGCCGGGGTCGGTGGCTTCTGGCCATTGATCATCCTGGCGCTGCTGGCCTTCCCCATGACCTTCTTCGCCCACCGTGGGCTGACGCGTTTTGTGCTGTCGGGCAAATCCGGCGACATTACGGACGTGGTGGAAGAACATTTCGGCGTTGGCGCCGGCAAGCTGATCACCCTGCTGTACTTTTTCGCCATCTTCCCGATCCTGCTGGTGTACAGCGTTGCGCTGACCAACACCCTAGGCAGTTTCATGGAACACCAACTGCACATGACCCCGCCGCCACGGGCGATTCTGTCCCTGGTACTGATCCTCGGCCTGATGGCCATTGTGCGCTGTGGCCAGGGCGTGATCGTCAAGGCCATGAGCGTGCTGGTCTACCCGTTTGTCGCCGCCTTGCTGTTGCTGGCGCTGAGCCTGATCCCCAACTGGAATGGTGCGTTCTTTGCCTCCGCCAGCGAGGGCATGCCCCTGCCGGCATTCTTCAAGACCCTGTGGCTGGCGATTCCGGTGATGGTGTTTTCGTTTAACCATTCACCGATCATCTCGGCCTTCGCGGTGGACCAGAAACGCGTGTACGGCGCCCAAGCCGAACGCAAGAGCAGCGGCATCCTGGCCATGGCCCACGGCATGATGGTGCTCACCGTGATGTTCTTCTGCTTCAGTTGCGTACTGGCCCTGTCACCCGCCGACCTCGCGGCCGCCAAGGCACAGAACATCTCGATCCTGTCCTACCTGGCCAACCACTTCCAGACCCCGGTGATCGCCTACGCCGCGCCATTGATCGCGCTGGTGGCCATCACCAAATCCTTCCTCGGCCACTACATCGGCGCCAGCGAAGGCTTCCAGGGCCTGATCGTCAAATCCCTGCGCGGGCGCAACCGCACCTTGTCGGCGCGCTGGCTGGAACGTTGCACCGCCGTGTTCATGATCCTCAGCTGCTGGGCCGTCGCCACCTTCAACCCAAGCATCCTGGGCATGATCGAAACCATGGGCGGACCGATCATCGCGTGCTTGCTGTTCCTGATGCCGATGTACGCCATCCGCCGCGTGCCACCGCTGCGCCAGTATTCGGGCCAGGTATCGAACGTATTTGTGGTGCTGCTGGGGTTGATTGCGCTGTCTGCGGTCATTTTCTCGCTGGTGCCCTGA
- a CDS encoding LysR substrate-binding domain-containing protein, producing MARPLHAQTYVWLHVFACAARHLSFTRCAEELHITPGAVSQQIRQLEERLGFRLFHRRARGVELSAEGQRLAVTVNEAYGSIDAELQRLDAGMISGTLRLRSIPSFLGKWLTPRLPRLQQRFPDIQLRLVAEDSSIALHEGDFDLAIDLNDGSYPGLLSTALLDEQIFPVCAPSLLRGRPPLHGPADLAHFPLLHDITAWRGSYEYAEWEFYLNAIGYHDADVRRGHTFNRNHLTIEAAIAGMGVAIARRTLLNDELERGTLIVPFGLAVPNHKRYVLLYAPGALNHPGVRAVHDWLVEEAGIFRGLHPLGEGQL from the coding sequence ATGGCCCGCCCCCTGCATGCTCAGACCTATGTCTGGTTGCACGTATTTGCCTGTGCCGCACGGCATTTATCCTTTACCCGTTGCGCTGAAGAACTGCACATCACTCCCGGGGCGGTCAGCCAGCAGATTCGCCAATTGGAAGAGCGCCTGGGCTTTCGCCTGTTTCATCGCCGGGCGCGCGGCGTGGAGCTGAGTGCCGAGGGACAGCGGCTGGCGGTCACGGTGAATGAGGCCTACGGCAGCATCGATGCCGAGTTGCAGCGCCTGGATGCGGGGATGATCAGCGGCACCTTGCGCCTGCGCTCGATTCCGTCATTCCTCGGCAAATGGTTGACGCCGCGCCTGCCGCGTTTGCAGCAGCGTTTTCCGGATATCCAGCTGCGACTGGTGGCCGAAGACAGCAGCATCGCCTTGCACGAAGGCGACTTCGATCTGGCCATCGACCTTAACGACGGCAGTTATCCGGGTTTGTTATCCACAGCCTTGCTGGATGAGCAGATATTCCCGGTGTGCGCGCCGAGCCTGTTGCGCGGTCGGCCGCCGCTGCACGGCCCGGCCGACCTGGCCCATTTCCCGTTACTGCACGACATCACCGCATGGCGTGGGAGTTATGAGTACGCGGAGTGGGAGTTTTACCTGAATGCTATCGGCTATCACGACGCAGACGTGCGGCGCGGCCACACCTTCAATCGCAACCACCTGACCATCGAGGCTGCCATTGCCGGCATGGGCGTGGCGATTGCCCGGCGCACCCTGCTCAATGATGAATTGGAGCGCGGCACCCTGATCGTGCCGTTCGGGCTCGCGGTGCCGAATCACAAGCGCTACGTGCTGCTCTATGCGCCAGGCGCGCTGAACCATCCCGGCGTGCGTGCGGTGCATGACTGGCTGGTGGAAGAAGCAGGGATTTTTCGCGGATTGCACCCCTTGGGAGAGGGTCAATTGTGA